The genomic stretch atacACTCAGAGATTTCCATCTGTGGTCGGCTGTCTCCCTTGCTGTGGGCTGtgaagaggcagaacatcatgatggagaGGTATGGAGCAGAGCTGTTCACCTCTTGGCAGCAAGGAAGCAGGGAGAacaagaggaaggggctggggacaagctACATCATTCCAGGGCATGttcccaatgacctacttcctccaattagGTCCCACCCTCTGTGGTTTTCACTGTCTCCCAGTAATGCCATCAGATTATTAATCCATGAGTAGAGCAATACACCAAAGAGGTCAGAGCCCTGGTGATCCAGTCACCTTCCCAAGGCCCCTCCACTGAACAATGCTGTTATAATAGCATGACCATCTGCACAAGAACCTTGAGGGCCATACCACTATCACAGGTGGTGatcaattttgatttttctttaattaggTAAATATTTTCATGGCAAAAGTCTTTTTTGATTGCAATCAAGCACATCATGAGTAGTCCTGATCTGAGAAATATACTTGTTAGTTGACTGTCAGTGGTGAATATTGAGTTCTGGAATATCTAACTTCTAACAGCTGAATACCTGTCACACTCACATAAGTTCCTGGTGCCCAGTACCAACATCACTTCTGTTTTTTGAGCTTTTTTCTATCCCTCATTTGCTTGAAGGCACGAGTTCCCAGAAATCTCACAGGAAGTGGCAAGCCTGGTGCATTTCAATAAATAGGTCAACTTTCCCCCAGAGCATGGGGCACAGCAGAATCCCTGCTACTTGCTGCAGTTGGGATcaataattgataaaaataatttttaaaaatcagttgaaacagggcctggtgtggtggtgcacacctgtaatcccagcagctcaggaggctaaggcaggaggattgtgagtccaaagccagcctcagcaaaagcaaggcactaatcaattcagtgagagcctgtctctaaataaaatacaacatagggctggggatgtggcttagtggttaagcgccactgtgttcaatccctggtacaaaaaaaaaaattgaaacagaataccataaaaatagatcaaatcttaaacttttttttcacttaattatCAGCTGATCTTTTTTCTGAATTAAGCTGTCTTCTAATTCACCCTCATTGAGATATCATTTTGGCTTTATTTAAAGAATATCCAGACTTAATAACATTCGTGAAGCAATCCTAGAATTTACtacttttttctaattattttctatctttcccACTAGGGTTTAAAAAGTTTTCTAACAACTTGTACCTTTCATGTTGTTCTAAAGTATTTAGTTGATTTTCCAGAACCAATTAGTTCTTTTCACAGTTACCTCTCAGCTTTATACAGTTACAATAAAAGCACTGTTGACAAAATGGGGATAGGGAACAACATGGTCACTGGGCACTCTGTGGCCAGTAGCATCAGGCTGTGTTGCAGGGAATCGAAAATGTCAGGTAATCAGACAAGTTTTTTCATCTGGACTTGGTTGTGTCTGCTGCATGTGACTCTGCACTGTGAGTCTCCAAAAGGAGGTTGGGTGCCAGTTTTCCTAGCTTAATTATCTTAGAACCCTTTGTTGTTTGCATACACACAGTCTTACAGGACCTGTGTCCCACAGAGTGTGTTTGGATAAACACTGCTTTGCAACCACTTCTCCAAAATGTGGTACAGCATAGGTCTCATGATAGAATTGCTCTTTGTGCCATAGGCTTCTGGGTAAACAGACTGGTCTGACTCCTGATGCTCCCTATCTGGACCCCTGCTTACCCCTTGACATTAAAGATGAAATCCAGCAAAATGGGCAGACGATGTACCTGCGGGGAACAGGGGACTTTGACCTGTGTCGAGAGATGCTCCAGCCTTTCATGAACAAAACCAATGAGACGCAGACTTCCCTCAATGGGGTCTACCAGCCCCCTATTCACTTCCAGAACAGTGAATTCTATGGCTTTTCTGAATTCTACTATTGTACTGAAGATGTGTTACGGATGGGGGGAGACTACAGTGCTGCTAAATTCACTAAAGCTGCAAAGGTAAACCTTCCAAGAAACCCTGTGCTCTGCATGCTTTTGAGAGACCAGAGTGGACAGGAACAGGTCACGTCTCCCTCACCCTTAGAAGGGAAGCTGGAGTATGGGAGGTTGTGGTCCAGCATTAGGGAATCCTGTTCCCATGGGTTGGGGGAGATGAAAATAGTCACAGAAGAAGTAAAGAATCAGGCTGGGgatggctcagcagtggagcgctcgcctagcatgtataaggccccgggtttgatcctcagcactacataaaaataaataaataaaggtatgtgtccaactacaactaaaaaataaatattaaaaaaagaagaagcggCAGCAAATAATCCACCAGAACTGACTTCTACCCTGCACTTCAGTAACTGCACTGGTCATTGGGAACTTCCAATGtactgttatttttcttctttgtcacaTCTGACAGTCCTCCTGCCGGTCTTCCCATGCCTTTAGCCACCAGAACACTCCTGTCTTTTCGCGCTCCCTTCCTTTCTGACATTGTTCCTCAAGCTCTTTCAGAAGTTTCCCCTTCACACCCCTTGAGCCTTGGTGACCCTTGACTTCTACTCATGGCCCACTGACCTAGTTCGTGGATGGTTTTCTGGTGCACCTCAAGAAGAGTCTGCAATCCTGACTTGTGCGCTGCTGCCTACTAGATTTCACAACTCCAGACAAGCCCACCGTTTCTCCCCATCTGTCCCTGTTGTGCCACCATGGTTGATGATATAACCAATGGGCTGTTCATCCCCGGTGTAGGAGTATGGACTTatctcttgtttgttttttgttgctgGGCTTTCCCCCTCTCATAGGCTTGGTTCCTGGCATTTCTTCATGACCCTCTTGCCCCAGGCTGAGTGCATTCTCTCTTGCTGCTTGTCCCACCACCCTGTTCTCAGCTTCATTGTGCTATAAATAGAGGCTGGGAGAGAAGCCATGTGGAGGGCTCAGGTCTTCCATTCAGAAGCAGCACATGCTGCTCAGTAAACATTAGTGATTCATTTCATTCTGGGTAACTTCGGGAAAACCAAGTCCCTCTTTGCTTTTGCAGTCACTGTCATCTCCTCAGTACCTTCCACTGAGCCTGCCTCAGACACGGAACTCTGGGTATGTGATAGGCAGGAATGACCCTTCTCTTCGTTGAAGCGTTGTCTGTGACAGGCATGGAGGGAAACTAGATAGTTTCAAGGAGCTTGTTTCCCACATCCTGTGCAGGGGGAAACAGGGTTCCCcttggtggaatgggctggctgagaaataaaagccaagagaaataaaatagccTAAAAAccccacagaacacagaaagtaatttCAAAAGCAGAGGCAGGACAGGCAAGCTGATCAGAGGAATCCGGCTTCTGGCAAAAATGGAGCCCActtctgctttatttatatcgggaaacatcaaaggccttccatagaatgttcaTCACCAAAATAGGATTAAGGTGGCCTGTTCAGTTCCTAGCGGGATACGCCATCTCCGTACTACCAAGAGGGACCTTTCTAGCAGAACAGACAGAAAGGCCACGGGCATTGGGCAACCCATTGTGTGGGAGAGCCACAGAAGATTCCCAGTGCCGGGCCTATCTGCCCCTGGCTCCCATGTGAGAGAGGGTCCTCATGTGTTTCACAGGTGGCTTCCCGTAGGTGGCGGGCTTCTCTAGGGATTCCTGGCAGAGTGGTGGGGTAGAATGACCATGGCATTGCTAACCAGCCAGCACGCTGCGTATCTGGCCCTCACTGCACTGATGCCATGTTTCTTGGAAGGATCTGCTTGTTATGCAGATGAGTttgatattgttttttaattcaaaatgttttaataagTCTTTCCTGATGATTTATTTTGGGTGAAATTGCTTTTAGGACTATTGTGCAACAAAGTGGTCAATCTTGAGGGATCGCTTTGACCGTGGACTCTATGCCTCGCATGCTGACCTCCATCGGCTTAAGTAAGTAGTAGACAGTCAAGCTGCAGGTGCTTTTAAGGACCAGTAGTAGTTCAGTGTTGGCCCAGTATACATCCTTATTCTCTGCAATCACTATGCCTTTTTCATCTACCCTTGACTCTTCCATATGGGACAAACATTTGTTCCTGGACATATCAGACATAacatatattcatacacacacacacacacacacacatatattggGGGGGGCAATTTTGAAATCCCCCTGTTTGTTAGAGTTATGTCAGATGCTGTCCCTTTCCAGGCTTCCTCTGTCTACTCACCCTGACCGCTCTTGAGTCTCCACGACACTCATCATACCCCTCTAAAGCATGGATCCTATTCTgctttggtttgttgttgtttgttgccTTTTTAAACTTCCCTTTCATTATAAGCCACTCAAATGGAGCGATTGTGCCTCATTTACCATTACATCTTATTACATGCGTAGCACAGTGCTTTGCAAAAAATAAGCTGCTAGTAAACATTTAGGATCACAGAATATCAGAGCAGAGAAGGACCTTCCcgccttctcatttttttttttaattctaatttgttatatatgacagcagaatgcgttcatattacacatatagagcacagttatgtttcatatctctggttgtatgtaaaGTAAATTCACGCCATTCGTGTCTTCCACCTTCTCATTTTGAAATAAGCTGAGGTCCAAAGAGTTAGAACTTAATGTTTTTTCAGTAAATATTGGAATCCCTAATGGGAAAAATTTGTCATGTTCATGGATTCAGTTATACCAAAACCAAACTTCACAAGCTAATCAATTTTGGCAGGTGAACTTATTCATGTTGTGGGGAGCGGGCAAGAGCCAGGTAATCGGCTGGAAATATGCAGCTGATTTGGCCACTCAGAGGGCTTGCCTGCTAAAGCCCGTTCATCTCTGTTCTGGGCCCATTCTGACATGTGAATGGCTCTGACTCCTGTGCCTGGTGTTTGTAGGTATCAGTGCTTCAAATCAGCCTGGATGTTTGAGGTGTTCCACGAGGGCTTCTCGTTTCCTGTTGGCTATAAAAACCTGAAGACGGCCTTGCAGGTGTATGACAAGGAAGTGCAATGGACCTTGGGGGCTATCCTTTACAGGACCCGCTTTTTACCATTGAGGTAGGCAACAGGTTTGGTAAGGAGGACCATAAAAGATGCTTCTCTCCAGTTCAGGGCCCGTGGCACCTGTGTTTTGTGGATGTCAGTGTGTTGCTCTCAGAGCTGCCCAGGGCAGAACTTAGAGTCTTTGACACTTCACTTTGGTCTCCTCCCCTCTTCACAAGGCCTTGCTTCCTTCCCACCCTGCTCACCCCACAATACACAGCACTTTGTGCTGTTGCCCGTGTTTGATTATTCTCAGCTGTCCTCTAACCTCTACAGAAGGGTTGATCCAGGGGTTCAGAGGGTTGTACAGGAAACCATTACATCGAAATGCATTTATCCAATGATTACAGAAAACACACTGTCATAAAGTGGTATGTGTTCTTTATTAGCACATTAAATATCAAGATCTGGCCCTAGAACTAGTTATTTCTATAATTTCAGTGTAATTATGAGCATCCATGGTACTTTGAGGCATCAATTACAATAATGAGATATTTCATTAATAACCAAATCATAGGTACTGCTAATATTACAGTAATTTGTTGTCTACATTCatgattaaaggaaaatattaaatattaaacttCAGTCTGAGATTGCTGAAATAAAGATGTACATTTtggggactggagttgtagctcagtggtagagcacttgcctagtatatgtgaggcactgggtttgattctcagcaccataaataaataaataaaatgaagtccattgacaactaagaaattttttttaaatgcacaagttttttttttttttagtttcctggTTCAGGTTTAGAGACTAGATGCGACCCCATGTTAAGGACCCTGTTTTCTGGGCATGTGGtctgtggcagagtgcttgcctaagatGCACAGTTAAATCCCTTGTACCAGAGCCAAAACCTCTGGTTAACCTATAAATGAGATATCAACTCTTTATCCCATTTAATTGAGCATCTTCTAATCTTACTTTTAGTTGAATCAACTGCAAAAATTGTTCAGAGTAGGGTTACTGTGTGGTTTCACATTGTGTTGGCTTCCTTGTGTTAGTGAACCCCTCATAGTTCTGATTTTTGCTACCCAGTTTATAATGCTGGTAATTGGTAGGGACTCAGAGCATTCCTTCACGTGTTACCACAGACTTCCAAGTACCCTAGTGCAGCCTTACTCTCCTCCATCTCagaggtggggaaactgagtgTCAGTGGCCAGCTCTCAGCTGTGTCTAGGGTCAGGCCCATGCCAGGCCCCGCGGCTGAGTTCCTGCAGGCGTGGTTTCCACCCAGCCCCTCTTACCCTGTTTCTGTTGTGTTTCCTCCTTGGGCAGAGATATCCAGCAGGATGTTTTCCGGGCCAGTCATGCGCACTGGCGGGGCGTTTCCTTTGTCTACAACCACTACCTGTTCTCTGGCTGCTTCCTGGTGGTCCTGCTGTCCATCCTCCTCTACTTGCTAAGGCTGCGACGCATCCACCGACGCTCACCCCGCCACAGCTCAGCCGCAGCACTCTGGATGGAGGAAGGCCTGCCCTCCCAGAAGGTGGCCGGCACCCTATGAATGCAGGCACAGCTGTGGCAAGACTTTTATAGGAAAAGCCATTTTTGCCTCAGGGTTTCTCCTCTGTGTTCTcagatggttttatttttcctttccctttttgttcttttaaacaaAATCCATTGTATGTCGGCCCTGCTGTCTAGAAAGTACACTGCCTTTAGCCGTTTTGAATACAGCTTTAACTGAGGAGTAGAAAAAAGGGAAACACCTGATTTTTGCTGCATAAGGTGTCTGCCAAAAATTAATGAGATTTGTGGGTTTTTCTTTAAGATATGGTAAATTTTCAACAAATGCACTTTGATTTTGGAGGCAGGTAGGAAAGATGCTTTCTGTCAGTCAGTGGAGATAGGACTGAAGATTGACACTTGTATGGAACCCAGAAGGCAAATTATAACCCTCTGTCTTTTTTGAAAGCTCCAACCTGAAGAgggtgatatttattttttattcattgtgcAGGTCTGCCCCTGTGTTTTCTTTgcagatttaaaaattcaaaatcagtatgtccaaaatagatttaaaaaaaaaaaaagcaccaggaggaaactatttttaaaactgataGTGAAAGATGTGAACTGTTGACCAGAGCGTGTGAAAAATGCTGAGGACCCAGAGAGAGGGACATGTACCCTGCACAGGCTGCTTTGCATCATTTGATCTAGGAAGTGCTCCttgctgttttctttcctaattgCAGGTAACTGCGTGCATTATCCAATCTTTCAGCATCGTtagaaaatttgtttttgaaagaatTGGAGAATTCATAAAATTTCCCTCATTTTAATTAAACTTCATGAGAACTGAGCAGGTGTGTACTTCTAGGTGCTTCAGCATTTCTTAGAAGTTCATTTGTGCTTATTGAGTTATGCAGTTTTTTCCAATTTCAAGTTAGTATAACGTCCCCCTCCCACTCCCTACCCCCCGCCCCCTGTTAAAAGTTGTCTTAGCAGTTTTACttactaagaaatttttttttaaatgcaaaagttgttttttttttttaaagttcattttcctGGTTCAGGTTTAGAGACTAGACTCAACCCCATGTTAAGGGCTGCTTAGAGCTGCAACTGTGGCTGGCATGCCCCAGTAAATCCGGGCCAAGGAAAACTGTGAATTTAACACAAGaagtaaatttatattttgaagaaagcagatttgACACTTtaagcaaaaaccaaaaaaggACAACTGGATTGGCATATGCCTTTCACCTATTCTTAGTTTAGAAATTCTCAGTTTTTTTAAGAAGTTCTTTTATGAGAGTACGTGTTTGTACATTTCTGGACCCTAAAACGGTTAAATTAACGTAGATAGCAGCAATTGGTATTCTGAGAACCCATTAGCTATTTATTAGAAAATCATTGattagaaaaacaattcaaattcTGAATCCCTGTTTAAGCTAGAAAAAGGAGTTGAAATTTATCTTGATTGATTACTAATTATAAGACACAGTGTCTATTGATGACTTCAAAGATTACTGATTTGTAAAAGAAATGTGAATGTTTTAATTCTCTTCAAAGTGAATATTCTAGCAAAGAAGAAAGTTATTGGTGGAGAGTTAGAGAAGGCAGATGTTATAGCATCTGAAGTGCTGGCCGCCAGCCACTTAAATCCAGTGCAGTTGAGCTGCCGTCGGTACCCCAGGAGCACACTGAGCTGCGCCTCACCTTGAGTTCAGAGCCTTGTGGACCCTGGTGGTGTCATTGAGGAAAAGTAAGTGCAGTTACAGTTTAGCTTCTCTATTGCCAGCTAGTTGGAACAGCAGGGCCCTACCCTGTAGAATAAAATCTATAAATGCTTAGAGTTTGTGGTTTTACCTTTAAATCAAGACAAAGAGAAGCTAGCCCAGGAATAGATTTAAATAGTCCTTCATTAAAACTTACTCGCTTAAATAAACACTCTTgaagcctataattccagcaatttaggaggctgaggcaggaagattccaagtgtGAGGCAAGGCTGGGCAACTGTTTTCTGTACTGtcttacagaaaaaaacaaacaaaaatgctggACTgtctcctggattcaatccaggatggataaatgaataaataagcaaacaaacactCTTTTAAATGAGGAAGTCAATTTAGTCCAGCTCTGCATTTGGGGGGCAGAGTAGACACACAAAGGAGCTCTGATGTTAGCCTGCTCAAAAGATCCCGTTGCAAGAAcctacctcattctccaaaagaAGTCCCCAGATTAGGGTTCCGCATTCCACACTACCTTGTACCTGATAAGCATGCACGCTTCTCTCACAGCTCCTTGGAGCAGCTGGGCAAACTTGCCAATCCAAAAGACCCTAGAGCTAAGAatggtttttgtgtttttaaagaagtttaaaaaaaatgttgaaaaatatgCAGTAGAGACTATATGTGGCCTAAAATATTTGCGAAACGGCCTTTTACCATTACAAAGAATGGTAAAAGTTTTATGGGAAAAGTTTGGTGGCTGTGTTACCTTGTGGTCACTGCTACAAATACCTGAGTGAATCAACTTGTACAGAGAACAGACATTttttttggttcacagtttctgaGTTTTCAGTCTCTGATGGGCTGATCTTGCTGCTTTGGCCCTGTGTGAAGCAGCACATTGCACATTATGGTGGAGCAAAATCTGTCTGCTGGCTTTAAACCTGGAGctaagagagaggaagaggaggggccaGGGCCCAAGGACACACCCCCAGAAACCTGCCCCTgggcccacctcttaaaggttctactacctcccagtagtgccaaAGTAGAAACAAgactaagccttcaacacacTATAGCTGTGGCCCTGCAAGAACAGTCTCATTCAAGAAAGGAAATAGGCATTCGTGGACACAAAAAAGATGGGCAAAAGAAGTAACCAAGTTTCAACCTTAAAATACTGGCTTATCCACCAGAAGTTAACTTCGTATCTTtgcttttagattatttttaagatCAGTGTCCTACCAAATGAGGAAATCTGccccaactccaattttaaaaatagtgctgTTTAAGGGCGCTCAGTGTTATATTGAGAAAACTGCATCACAGCAAATTGTATTCCAGAGAGCCTCAGTAGTGTCTCAGAACTATGTGTCCCATGGAAGAGAAGAGGGCCACATACTTCCTCTAAGTGTTGCAGGGATGGATTTGAGGCCAGCAGAGGAGAAGCTTGCTTCAGGCAGAGGAGGGTTCATCCCAGTTCAGGATTGGCAAGGAGAGCGGCCAAGTCTATACTTGCAATGGAAAGCAAAAGAAATCAAACTGGGACTTGCTAAAAGCTTTGTCCAAGAAACGGTTTCTGTGATAATCTTGGTAGAAAGACTCCCCAGTAAAAGCTTATGTCCCATTAGCCATGTCATGTGCTCTCCTTTCTATGCCTCCAGGAGATGTTCTCACAGGCTTCACAGTCCATTTAGGGACATCACAGGAAAAGACACAGTTGTATTTGCACCAGTTGTTtttgcgcacacacacacacacacaccctcccccTGAAACTGCTGGCTTTAGGCAGTGCCTACCAGCTCCAGGGGCAAGGGACAAAGATGCTGCTCATGGCTTAAGGCCAGTATTGTCAGGGCTTTGCCTGATGACCCTCAAGGCTCTTGCCCCTGTCATCCACACCTCTGCACTCTAGCATAGCAAATGCTCGATGAacagatatttaaattttaaactcaGGCCTACATAGTTTTCCTTATAAGGAGCATGTATCACTTCGCAAGAAACTGAAAAAGGCAAATGTGTTTTCcaagctttaaaagaaaatctgctTTAGAATTGTGTGTGGTCATGTGCAATACAGCAAAACTACCTTCgagtaaattatttatttatttcagtgttttgttttttatgataTTGAGTTTCCCTTTCAAAAATGGATGATGTGACCAAACAAGGAGAATTCTTTGTTCTTTTACCCAAATCGTATTTTACAGTTAGGAATTACAAGAACTAGGGGAACCTCTTTAAATGTCTTTTGTTTAAGTGATGGTTTCCATTCAGAGTGAGAAAGGGTCCTGGGACAGGGTTGTGGTGTCATATCACCTTCTGCATTTGGTCGCCTTGTCGCACTTGCACACGGAAGGGTGCTGATAATCAATAACGTGAAGGTTCACCAGCAGCCCCTAGGTGTGTGCTTGCTTCTTGTGATTGAAACAGATTTCTCTCTGATATTTGAATCTTTTTACTTGTTAGAATGATTGGTCAAATTTGAGTCTaagttcagtaaaataaattaaatctgaCTACACACTCTTTGTGTCTCATCTTGGGCATGTGGGCCGGGAAGCACAGCTGTAAGGGTCACAAGGTCTCTGCAGCCCGCAGCCATCACCAAGCGATGCTTGAGGAAAGAAACCCTAGGCAAAACCTAGCCAGTCACCAGCAGTACCGCTAGTCTGAAACTGCCATTTATAAGCTCCTCACCTTGAAGTGCCTGAAAGCTATATGTatagacaggaaaaagaaaattaaccaaGGTTTATGTATTGTACCATGGAAAAAGGCCAAAATGGAGTGACAGTATTTTGGGGCACTTAAAATGGAGTTGGGAGGCCATCATTCATCAGATCGCAGATACAGCTCAGCTGAGCCTTTAACTAGGCCAAACCACAGTTTCCTGGAACGTTGTTAACTTCTGCTGACTGGAGGGTGGACTCCTTACCCCACTACCCGGACACTGAGATTGCAACCAGCCCCTTTCTTATAGAACAGCTTTTCTTCTGCCAGCACCAGTTGAAGTTTCCCATCAACAAGTGGTGTGATTTCCAGCCCCCCTGGTGGCTAAAAGCTCTGAATGCAGTCTTC from Ictidomys tridecemlineatus isolate mIctTri1 chromosome 14, mIctTri1.hap1, whole genome shotgun sequence encodes the following:
- the Entpd4 gene encoding ectonucleoside triphosphate diphosphohydrolase 4 isoform X4, which codes for MGQASISEFATSPEKVSDYISPLLKFAAEHVPREKHKETPLYILCTAGMRVLPESQQKAILEDLLTDIPVHFDFLFSDSHAEVISGKQEGVYAWIGINFVLGRFEHIEEDDEALVEVSIPGSENSQAIIRKRTAGILDMGGVSTQIAYEVPETVSFASSQQEEVAKNLLAEFNLGCDVHHTEHVYRVYVATFLGFGGNAARQRYEDRIFANTVQKNRLLGKQTGLTPDAPYLDPCLPLDIKDEIQQNGQTMYLRGTGDFDLCREMLQPFMNKTNETQTSLNGVYQPPIHFQNSEFYGFSEFYYCTEDVLRMGGDYSAAKFTKAAKDYCATKWSILRDRFDRGLYASHADLHRLKYQCFKSAWMFEVFHEGFSFPVGYKNLKTALQVYDKEVQWTLGAILYRTRFLPLRDIQQDVFRASHAHWRGVSFVYNHYLFSGCFLVVLLSILLYLLRLRRIHRRSPRHSSAAALWMEEGLPSQKVAGTL